CTATTTTAATCAGAGTCAAAGGTCCTGATATAATGTGTTTGTTCAAGTGACTGTAACCAATAACAATCATCAGGGGTGCAGCAGTGTCAGTGGAGACTTACCCCCTGTATAAATCACGGCCCATTGCAATGTATCAGCTCAGAATGTCAGCCGGAGCAGGGGATTCCACTCCAACAGAAGTCGCAGCTTCTCACAGATATGGGGTATCCATTAATCCTTCAGGTGGAAGATATTTATTATCCTGTTCTTGTAGCTGTTGGCGTTCCTGGTAAGCCGATATCTCAACAGTCAGTTATGTAAATCTTTGTTGAATGTGCGACTGTGATTGGTAATCTTTTACTCGCTGCATGTTTTACACAGTCACCTGTTCTGTTccagcagtgaatggtgagatttaTCTGTCTCTGCTCTTTCTGTATTGAATTGACTGCTTTATATCTACAACGATCGCTGTGTACCCAAACCTCGAGAATGGTAGTACCTTAGTATCTGTACTGAAAGTATTGGAATCAGGAGTCTGGGCTAAGAGCAGGTATCAGAccatcagttctttttctcagtcgaCAGAAGCTCCTTGACCTGccgagtatctccagcattttatgttttataTCACACCTTCAGAAATAAGGGTTTCATGTTGTGAGCTAACCTGTCCTGGAATATTATTAATGTATGTGTTTCCAGTGATTGAAATTAGACAGCTCACGGTCTCCGTGTTAGATGGAGGGCTGCAATTTAAAATAATAGGATCATGTTTGTTGTATGTATTGTAGACGAAGGGAATTGTTTAGGTGAGTAGACTGATAAGTGGGTGTTCTACAGAAATAACATGGTTCCATTTACCTGGGTTCCAATAAGTATTGGTTATCACTGTAATGAAATATTATTTCACTGTGTATGTATCTGAATCTGCTTCGGAGGCCTGGCTACTGAACCGAGTTTGCAGCTGTAAACTTCACATCTCGTTTTCTGCTTCAGCGTTCAATGACTGTCACTAACATTCGTTACAAAATGAAATGTTTTGAGGTTATATTGTATCAGTTTGCACTTTGTCTGTTGGAATCAGGAGCCCTACTATTGATGTAGGAATTACAAGTAGCAGCGGTGATGTTGTCATTTTGTTTCCAGAACAATCATGCCAACTAGCGCTGTGCTTTAAAATAATAGGATCATGTTTATTGCATGTATTGGAGACGAAGGGAATTGTTTAGGTGAGTAGACTGATAATTGGGTGTTCAGTAGAAATATTAAAGTATTCACAGAGGCTTCACCATTGAACAAACTGACTCTgagaatagaaacattgaaaacgtGGAAGGAGAATAGCATGCAGCTGCAGGATGTTCGCATTGAATCGGTTGTGAAAAAGGCATTGAGAAAGTGATTGGAGACAAtgcggagagatggagaggggcgatGGAGAAATAGACTGAGAAGGAAAACTACAGGGAGGGTGAAaggaaagagagcgagaaagagagggagagggtggagatagagagaggggcagctaTGTGAATAATGAATCAGATTGAACTGCTGAAACTTCCAGTACAATTAAGATGACAACATGTGCCTTGAAGGTGACATTAGGATGTTGTGAGATTGTGAGGATTTTATTCTGTCGCTATGTGGTCCTCAGTCTGTTTTGGTAAATTGTTATTTTACTTGTTTACTGACTGAATATCTAAAGATAATTGAAATGTTGTATAGAATAGAATCCTGCATTTCTTTAGCGTAATGCATTATTAGGATAGTGCATTTTAAAAACTCTGTCAACTTAATTCAATACAAAACGAGGCTGGTTTAATTAACATATTAAATATAATTTTATTTTATCAATTTACAGAATACACTTTGTCACCAACGAGCTGTTACCTGACACCAATGGTTGAAAGTATGAATTGAGTTGTGCTACTGGGATTTATGAATAAGATTTCCTCTAACACTCTGCTGCAGGCTCACTGTGAATCCCAGCCTCTCTTCCCACTGTATTCAATCCCCTGTCTCCTCATCCGCTGCTTCAGTTTGTCCGCTTCCCCAAACCCTGTGCTCCAGATTCCCCACCAGCTCCTACATTACATTTTCCTTGTTTCCCTCCCAATCTTACTCACTAACTCCACCTCCAGCTGCCTCTTACAATCAGACCGTAAACCTTAAACTCATTGCCAGAGCTCTCGGCCTTTCCCGGTTTGTGTCAGCCCCTTCAGATCTCTTAACACACAGCAACAAATGCCCCACCCTCTGCACAAACCTTCCCGACCTTTAATGTCTTTCCTCCTCCGTCTGGAGATAAAATCCGGTTTAACCCGTTGCATTCGCGCTCCATAAAAACCCTTCTCATTTCCCCACCGGCACTGTGCAGTCACTCGTTCCTTCCAATAGATCCGGTGCTCACTTTATTCGCTTTCTGTACTGATTTCCCAATGCACTATTGATAAATGCGTTTGAAAATTTCTCTGTCCGAAAGCACTGCCCAGTTCCAGAATCAGCTTCCACCGTTCGATGCAGCAACAAAGTCGGAAATTTCACCCAGATTCTGTCGAAATGTTGCTTTGGCACCAGGTCTGATCGGTAATTTCTCTGCTTccttttctctcccttctttctagttaacttggtggcgattgtgatcctgtcccgtggaaagtgcggtctctccaaatgtatcTCTCGCTGCGTGGTAGGAATGGCATGCgccgatctcctggtcattatatcTGATCCAATATTAAGGCAGATCCGTCTGATTTATTTCCCATATTCATTCCTGAACATTACTCCCATTTGCAGTCTCATTGAAGTCATGATTTTTTCTAGCACGATGGTTTCTGTCTGGTTAACAGTCGCTTTCACTTTTgaccgatttgtggccatttgttgtgagaagctgaaaacaaaatactgcaccgAGAGAACAGCGGCTGCGATTATCGGAACAGTGAGTGTGCTGAGCTGTTTCGAGTGTGCCCCCTGGTATTTTACAACTGCACCTTACTATATAATTGATAATGTACCCTGGGGTTGTCAGCTTAAACCGAGCTACTATACGTCCATCGCATGGACCGCATTTGTCTTGTTTCACTGCATTTTAACACCTTGCATTCCATTCTTTCTAATTTTGCTGCTCAATGTTCTGACGGTCAGACGTATTTTAGCGGCCAGTAGAGTCCGCAGGGAACTCCGGGGCTGCAGCAATGGAGAGAATCACAAGGATATAGAGATGTTGAACCGTAGGAAATCCATCACTTTACTCTTCAGTATAACCGGGAGTTTTATCCTGTTGTGGACGACACAGGTTGTATTTTACATTTACCAGCGAATTACACATAATTATCCTTCCTCCTTCACTGATCCTCTTTATACCACAGAGAGCGTGGCAGGGTTTCTTCAGCTTCTCAGTTCCTGCACCAACACGTGTATTTATGTGCTGACACAAACTAAATTCAGAGAGGAGCTGCAGAACGTGGTGAAATATCCAATCAATCTAATTCTTAGATTAGTGAAACCATAGAAAGCTCAAAGATTCTAAACACTCGAACATAATCCCATTTCATTATTCATCTCATGCACTCCGCACTGGATGGAAAATATATTTTGCTTTCGGAGCACTGCGTCtcaacatgactctaaatctgaatttGTTAATATATTTTAAAGATATTTGGAACCACTCAACAGACGACACATGATGTGTTTCTCAAATAGACGGCACTAAAGAGCTCACCTGGACATGCAGTAAATGACTACCCTGCAGGTAAAGGAATATTGGCAAACCCGCCAATCACAGTCACTGCTGTGGACCTGATGAGAATGGGAGCACTGCGGAGAAATGAGAGAGAAACACATGGATGGACAGACAGAGAGgtcgacagatagacagagggatgGAACACTGGAAGCCCAGAGGCGGGTCGGGACTCGGACCGCCAGGACTGTGCTTATCATTTCTCTTTATTTATCTCTGTCTGTCGGTGAAtttttctctatctccatttctgttcATCTCTCCCTTTCCAAGACTATCTTTCGGTTATAAATTCCATGTCTGTAACTGTTTTATTTCTAGCTCCCGCAAACCGGCGGCTGCTCaactctttctgtcactctctgtctcactctatccttCTCCGTCCCAcggtgtctccctccctctctctttccctctctctcttaaactcgctccctctctctctcaaactcgctccctccctctctctttctctctctcttatgtctgtctgcctatctctttatttatctatctgtccctctgtctctctacatctctgtctctttctctctctcgctctgtctctctctctatatataaatacatatatatatagtcgccatctgtctctccatctccctatcACTCCAtgtatctacctctctctccctccatctctcttctTATCCATGCCACTCTCCCGCTCTTCAAATATGTCCATCTTCCTCTCCctttccatatctctctctcttgctacttactccatctgtctctttccatttgcatctctctctcgctctctgtctctctcgctctctctatttctctctccctctctcgatggaGGTAGAGATATAGAAAGAGTTAAAGGGAGATGGAGAGTGGTACAGAGATGACGAATGAAGTAGACATGGTGGAAGATGCAGAAGGAGATGGAGAAATATGAAGTGATACAAGAAggtagagagagaaggaggaagaggtaaagagaaagggagaaagaggtaagatggag
This Pristiophorus japonicus isolate sPriJap1 unplaced genomic scaffold, sPriJap1.hap1 HAP1_SCAFFOLD_79, whole genome shotgun sequence DNA region includes the following protein-coding sequences:
- the LOC139256886 gene encoding probable G-protein coupled receptor 139; protein product: MGYPLILQVEDIYYPVLVAVGVPVNLVAIVILSRGKCGLSKCISRCVVGMACADLLVIISDPILRQIRLIYFPYSFLNITPICSLIEVMIFSSTMVSVWLTVAFTFDRFVAICCEKLKTKYCTERTAAAIIGTVSVLSCFECAPWYFTTAPYYIIDNVPWGCQLKPSYYTSIAWTAFVLFHCILTPCIPFFLILLLNVLTVRRILAASRVRRELRGCSNGENHKDIEMLNRRKSITLLFSITGSFILLWTTQVVFYIYQRITHNYPSSFTDPLYTTESVAGFLQLLSSCTNTCIYVLTQTKFREELQNVVKYPINLILRLVKP